GAATCAAGGTTGTGACTTCTGTTTTAATATATAAGATTGTTTTGATGATTTTTTGTGAGTTTTTTTTTGGTAAAAAAATCTATTTCATTTTTATTTGAGAAAATTTTCCTATTTTATATCAAAAGATTCAAAACGTCTGATTATATTTTATGTTTTCGTAAAATCCCCCTTAGTCCAGCGGTTTGACTAAGAGTTCATTAATGCTTCTACATCCGGAGTTCTGGGGTTCAAACTCCAGAAAGCACAAATTGTGCAAATTATGGAGAAAAATATTATAAGAATTATTCAACATGGTGTATGGTGTATCATCAAACGTAGATTTCATAGGGCGGTTCGGAGCGAGGATCATAGAATTGCGTCCATATATATTTTTCATCTTTACCGGACATTACAAAAAAAAATTATGTTTTCAGTTGACCCAAAACTAGAATTAGGGCCTTATAAGCCCATTAAATAAGTTGGGTTCAATTTAATATTATATCTCACAAACTGTGCCCACACCTTTTCGAATCAGCGTCCTATCGCACGCAGTTCCTCTCTCGTCTTCCTTTTCACAGCTGTGACGAGAGGATCGCCGTCGCCGTTCCCCTAATCCTTCTCGATATTTTCCTACTATCAGGTATCGTCTCCGTCTTTGTTTTCCATGTCGATTTTGGTTTTTGATGCTTGGTGTAAGATTCTAGGGTTCTTAGCCTTGTATCATCCACAGATTTCTTCTTTGTCCAATCTCGAAGAATACCCGTTTTTCTTTCTGCGCGAAGCAGTTGTTACATTCACATATTGTTGAATCAACATCTATAGACCTTTAATTTTGCTTTAGATTCGTCCTGTATAGCTCATTTCTTGGCAATGTATCTGGAAGTGTCTTTGTTCTTGTGGCCAATGCGAAAATCATTTTGCTTTCTTACCTCTTTATCTCAATGTACCTCTTTATCTCAATGTACCTCTTTGTTCTGGATATTGTGTATATCTCATTCTTGGCTTTGATTTTTAAACATTTATGTTTGCTTCTTGCCTGGTACTCATGTATATATAAGTGTCCGTGTTCTTGTGGGCACCAACGCCAAAATCGTTTAAGCTTTCTTACCTCTTTTTCTCAGTGTACCATGGATTAGTTGAATTTTACATATCACATTAGAACAAGAGTCTAACTTGTATTGCTATTAGCCTATGAAAGGCTGCTATCGTTTGATTTCATGTCTATTTGCTTTTTTGCGTTTCTATGTTTTGTTTCATCGATTTGAAGATCTTGAAATGCTACTTAGTTGCTCCTTGAGTCAGTATTAGATTTTGACGATATACTGTTGTTTACTAAGTTTGTGTGATGTGTTTCTTGATGTGGATTTCATCTTCCAGGCTGTTCAAACTCTTTAAAATGGGCGATTACACAATTCAGATAAGTTCAAGGCTGATCAATCAGTTAGCTGAAGGCGACAATCAACCAAAGAGGAAGGCGAAGAAAACCAAACCCAAAGTCTCACCACAGAGCAAGGCAGACCAAGCAAAAACACACCACGATGCAGAGAAACCAAAGCCAATGACAGAACTACCGACGCAGCCACCATTCTTCTTCCCAGTACCGCAACAAGCAGCGGCAAACACGGAGCTGGAATCGATAAAATCCATTTTGAAAGAGGGTGAGAAGGTTCTTGAGAAGGTGGAGAGACAAGAAAGGAGCATCGTTCATGAAGTGACAGAGAGAGCCAAAGATCTGAGGGAGAAAGAGTTTAAGATTCCGGAACCGAAACCAATGCCTTGCTCTTCAGATCACGAAGCGTGGAAGAAATGCTACGAGGAGAATGTTGACAACCCTTTGAAATGTAGCAGTCTGGTTATGAGATTCCAGGATTGCGCCCGCCGGTTCAGACAGCAAGTGAGTTCTAAGGAAACGTAGAGACAACAAAGATTCAAAGAAAAAACATTATGTGATAAGAAGAGAACGAGATGAATGTTTAGAAGAATTGAACTTGTTTCCTTTTTTATCATTCGAATCAAAAAAGAGGAGGAACAAATAAGCAGAATCTGTGATTTACATTCATGAGATCTTCTAAACTGTGTTCTTGAATTCTTTAAATTTTTTTTTTTTTTTTTGGATGAATGTGAAGTTAATTTCATTAGTTTCACTAATTTACCTTTTCAGTTTCACAAAAAAAGGTTACTTTGACATTTTTCCCACAAATTAAAAAAAATGATTGAATGCATTTATGTTTTGGGAAAATTGCATTAAAAGCACTCAAATTGGCATGTACTCATATTTTAAACCTTTAGTTATTTGACTATCACTTTTAAGCTTTAACTTTCAAAGTAGCATTTCTATCGAAAAAAGATATCTAAACTAAATTGATTTTAAAATTATTATATAAATAGTTAATAGTTATAGGAGTAGGAAGTAATGTTAACTTTGTTAATATTTCAAATATATATATTTTTGTAATCAACTCCAAAGAGTATCGTAAAAGGTTAATAGAACTCGTTTGTTGTGCATATATTTTGATATTTTATTAAACATTATCGTAAAAAGAACCATACGTATTTTATTTATCAAAAAATAGGGTTTAGGGTTAGTTTAAAATAAAAAGGAACATTGTTAAGGTTTTGTGTTTTGGGGTTAGAATACAATAATGTTTCGTGGATTCAAAATAAGTTTGTGTGTATAATGAAACTATTTGGCACCATATAGATGTAAAAAATATGGGCAAATCTCCAAAATAGCACATTTCTAAGTTTATATCACAAAAATAGCACTCAAAAACAAAAATGACCAAAATAGCACCTTTCTAAGTTTATCCTTTGAAAATTTTAATTTTTTTTATTTTTCAAAATTTGAAATCTTATCCCCAAAACCTCATTTCTCAACTTTAAACCCTAAACCCTAAACTCTAAACCCTAAACCCTAAAATCTAAACCCTAAACCCTAAAATCTAAACCCTAAACCCTAAAATCTAAACCCTAAACCCTAAAATCTAAACCCTAAACCCTAAAATCTAAACCCTAAACCCTAAAATCTAAACCCTAAACCCTAAAATCTAAACCCTAAACCCTAAAATCTAAACCCTAAACCCTAAAATCTAAACCCTAAACCCTAAAATCTAAACCCTAAACCCTAAAATCTAAACCCTAAACCCTAAAATCTAAACCCTAAACCCTAAAATCTAAACCCTAAACCCTAAATCCTAAACCCCACCCTTTAACTCTAAACCCTAAGTTTGTGACTTTTGATAAAACATTAAGTGCTATTTTTGTGACTTTTGACCTTGAGTGCTAGTTTGGGAACATAAACTTGATTTAGTGCTATTTTTGTCTTTTTCTCAAAAAATATTAAGAGTTGGTTTTTAAACCGATAATAAATAATTGTGTAAAAGATTTGGTCCACGTTTTGTATTTAACATTTAAACTAGATCTTGCTCCACGCTACCGCGCCACTATTTGTTTTTAGTTTTATATGCATATATATTTATTTTAGATTATTACTATTACTAGGATACATTTTAACGTTAATCATATATTTAAAAGTTTATATAGCTATTTCAAATACAATAATTTTATAGTTAACATGTTGTAATAATCAATTGTTTAAAATCGTCACATGTATTTGTTGCTTTTTATTATATATTTATTTTATTGTATTTGAATTTAGTTATTAAACAAATTAAAATGTGCATGAGAAAACATATTTGAAAATTATTTGTATTTAATTTATGCTAAATTTTTACCTGCCCTTCAAAACTGAATTCTTTTTAGCAATATTTTTTTACGTTTATTCATTTTGTATATACAACAGTCTAAGATATGTTAATTTTTATACACGTATTATATAGGTTGGCAATATTAAGCCGTTCTGTCATCGTATTATATTTTTAATATAAATATTTATATTTACGAAAATAAAATTTATCAATATAATATAATTTTATCATATTTATTTCAATATAATAATTTTATTTTAACATGAATGATTATGGTTATAAAATAGATAAAATATGATATAATTTTTATTTTTCATTTAATAAACAATAACTGAATATATATTAATGCATAATAATAGTTTATTTTTAATTACGAAGTTAGTGAAAATATTTACATAATTTTTTTGAAACTTAGAATATTGTTAAAATATTTAGCTCAACATAATAATTTTCTTTTAATATGATTGATTATGATTATATAATAGAAAAAAATTGGATAAAATTTTAATTTATTTCAAAAACGATAATTGAATATATTAATGTATAATAATATTTCAAAACTGATTATAAAATTAGTAAATATATTTACATATAATTTTTGAAAATTAAGATCTTGTTAAAATCTTCTTAAACAACATTGTTAGAATTTTTAATATATATATATATATATATATATATATATTTACATAAAATGAAAATATATCAAAAGATATTATGATTAAAGTAGTTCAAAGATTCTATATATTTTTTGTATTAATAAAATAAATTTAATAAAAAATTTAAAGGATGGTACAGCTTAAAAAAATCACACATGAAACGAGGTTGTGACTTCTATTTTAATAGAATAAATAGATTCTACATATTTTAAATTTTATATTCACATTATTATATGTAGGTCCACATTTGTACCTTCTAGATATATCATATATGTATGTGATCCATAATATTAAAGAGGCAGCCTTTTTAGAAATGAAAACTAAATGAGAGAATAATGAAGAAATCTTGGCTTTCCAATTTTATCGGATCAAATGACCAAAATCTATACTAATAAAAGAGAGCTTTTGAGGCTCCATATGGCGTCCACATCAGCGGAAAAAACTTATTCTAAAAGATGACACGTGGCGTTAACAAAAAATAAAAATAAAAATACATATAAAGAAAAATAAATAATTAGTAAATATATAATATAAGAAATAGAAACATTGCATTAAACATAATAAGTAAATATACAATATAAGGAAAAATAAATAATAAGTAAATATACAATATAATAAATAGAAATATTACATTAAACATCTATCATAATATTATCATTTGATATAAAAAAAATAGAATAAGTAAATATACAATTGAGAAATGAAAAACTAAATCTATACTAATAAAAAGGAGCTTTTGAGGCTCCATAGGACGTCTANNNNNNNNNNNNNNNNNNNNNNNNNNNNNNNNNNNNNNNNNNNNNNNNNNNNNNNNNNNNNNNNNNNNNNNNNNNNNNNNNNNNNNNNNNNNNNNNNNNNNNNNNNNNNNNNNNNNNNNNNNNNNNNNNNNNNNNNNNNNNNNNNNNNNNNNNNNNNNNNNNNNNNNNNNNNNNNNNNNNNNNNNNNNNNNNNNNNNNNNNNNNNNNNNNNNNNNNNNNNNNNNNNNNNNNNNNNNNNNNNNNNNNNNNNNNNNNNNNNNNNNNNNNNNNNNNNNNNNNNNNNNNNNNNNNNNNNNNNNNNNNNNNNNNNNNNNNNNNNNNNNNNNNNNNNNNNNNNNNNNNNNNNNNNNNNNNNNNNNNNNNNNNNNNNNNNNNNNNNNNNNNNNNNNNNNNNNNNNNNNNNNNNNNNNNNNNNNNNNNNNNNNNNNNNNNNNNNNNNNNNNNNNNNNNNNNNNNNNNNNNNNNNNNNNNNNNNNNNNNNNNNNNNNNNNNNNNNNNNNNNNNNNNNNNNNNNNNNNNNNNNNNNNNNNNNNNNNNNNNNNNNNNNNNNNNNNNNNNNNNNNNNNNNNNNNNNNNNNNNNNNNNNNNNNNNNNNNNNNNNNNNNNNNNNNNNNNNNNNNNNNNNNNNNNNNNNNNNNNNNNNNNNNNNNNNNNNNNNNNNNNNNNNNNNNNNNNNNNNNNNNNNNNNNNNNNNNNNNNNNNNNNNNNNNNNNNNNNNNNNNNNNNNNNNNNNNNNNNNNNNNNNNNNNNNNNNNNNNNNNNNNNNNNNNNNNNNNNNNNNNNNNNNNNNNNNNNNNNNNNNNNNNNNNNNNNNNNNNNNNNNNNNNNNNNNNNNNNNNNNNNNNNNNNNNNNNNNNNNNNNNNNNNNNNNNNNNNNNNNNNNNNNNNNNNNNNNNNNNNNNNNNNNNNNNNNNNNNNNNNNNNNNNNNNNNNNNNNNNNNNNNNNNNNNNNNNNNNNNNNNNNNNNNNNNNNNNNNNNNNNNNNNNNNNNNNNNNNNNNNNNNNNNNNNNNNNNNNNNNNNNNNNNNNNNNNNNNNNNNNNNNNNNNNNNNNNNNNNNNNNNNNNNNNNNNNNNNNNNNNNNNNNNNNNNNNNNNNNNNNNNNNNNNNNNNNNNNNNNNNNNNNNNNNNNNNNNNNNNNNNNNNNNNNNNNNNNNNNNNNNNNNNNNNNNNNNNNNNNNNNNNNNNNNNNNNNNNNNNNNNNNNNNNNNNNNNNNNNNNNNNNNNNNNNNNNNNNNNNNNNNNNNNNNNNNNNNNNNNNNNNNNNNNNNNNNNNNNNNNNNNNNNNNNNNNNNNNNNNNNNNNNNNNNNNNNNNNNNNNNNNNNNNNNNNNNNNNNNNNNNNNNNNNNNNNNNNNNNNNNNNNNNNNNNNNNNNNNNNNNNNNNNNNNNNNNNNNNNNNNNNNNNNNNNNNNNNNNNNNNNNNNNNNNNNNNNNNNNNNNNNNNNNNNNNNNNNNNNNNNNNNNNNNNNNNNNNNNNNNNNNNNNNNNNNNNNNNNNNNNNNNNNNNNNNNNNNNNNNNNNNNNNNNNNNNNNNNNNNNNNNNNNNNNNNNNNNNNNNNNNNNNNNNNNNNNNNNNNNNNNNNNNNNNNNNNNNNNNNNNNNNNNNNNNNNNNNNNNNNNNNNNNNNNNNNNNNNNNNNNNNNNNNNNNNNNNNNNNNNNNNNNNNNNNNNNNNNNNNNNNNNNNNNNNNNNNNNNNNNNNNNNNNNNNNNNNNNNNNNNNNNNNNNNNNNNNNNNNNNNNNNNNNNNNNNNNNNNNNNNNNNNNNNNNNNNNNNNNNNNNNNNNNNNNNNNNNNNNNNNNNNNNNNNNNNNNNNNNNNNNNNNNNNNNNNNNNNNNNNNNNNNNNNNNNNNNNNNNNNNNNNNNNNNNNNNNNNNNNNNNNNNNNNNNNN
This genomic interval from Brassica oleracea var. oleracea cultivar TO1000 chromosome C2, BOL, whole genome shotgun sequence contains the following:
- the LOC106324711 gene encoding uncharacterized protein LOC106324711 — translated: MGDYTIQISSRLINQLAEGDNQPKRKAKKTKPKVSPQSKADQAKTHHDAEKPKPMTELPTQPPFFFPVPQQAAANTELESIKSILKEGEKVLEKVERQERSIVHEVTERAKDLREKEFKIPEPKPMPCSSDHEAWKKCYEENVDNPLKCSSLVMRFQDCARRFRQQVSSKET